Proteins encoded in a region of the Candidatus Anstonellales archaeon genome:
- a CDS encoding bis(5'-nucleosyl)-tetraphosphatase, translated as MKEKSCGIVLYRDGGRRLYLLLHYPAGHWDFPKGHVEKGEDELATAVRELMEETGIKNIKIDDGFRERIEYSYKRNGEFRHKEVVFFLAQTEEMNVKISHEHIGAGWFEYTQSYKQLTYETSRRVLKKAEEKLNRL; from the coding sequence ATGAAAGAGAAGTCTTGTGGCATTGTCTTGTATAGAGATGGAGGAAGGAGACTGTACCTTCTTCTTCACTATCCTGCTGGGCATTGGGATTTTCCAAAAGGACATGTTGAAAAAGGCGAGGATGAACTTGCTACTGCAGTAAGAGAATTGATGGAAGAGACAGGGATAAAAAATATTAAGATTGATGATGGCTTTAGAGAGCGAATTGAATATTCTTACAAAAGAAACGGAGAATTTAGACACAAGGAAGTCGTCTTTTTTTTAGCGCAAACCGAAGAAATGAATGTGAAGATTTCTCATGAGCACATTGGTGCAGGTTGGTTTGAGTACACACAATCTTACAAGCAGTTAACATATGAAACTTCTCGTCGTGTTCTCAAAAAAGCCGAGGAGAAGCTGAATAGGTTATGA